The proteins below are encoded in one region of Coffea arabica cultivar ET-39 chromosome 4c, Coffea Arabica ET-39 HiFi, whole genome shotgun sequence:
- the LOC113740185 gene encoding MAR-binding filament-like protein 1-1 isoform X1: MGFLMGSCCLLHSPIHRSILFIPSSSSSSSSSSSSSSHSSCLFSPLKMGQNRRKRTRISAYMSQETGNERSSGARRFVLFVGFSVIPVLKLTAKAFESWPQDGSDLKSVEQDRRAEQKHQGDASHNPFVSLLSGLGILGSGVLGALYMLSLKEKATSEAAIESMRTKLKEKEAAIVSMEKKFRSDLMNEKESRNQQVTKFHEEQRSLVSKLKSANDTVVGLGQELQKERKVIGELKATIDGLQTDLVKAREDKKEIQEKLTEKLESLGVLQEKTNFLSGEIKDKDDTIQSLSSALAKKELELEKLNSIYQQLQDQFAGLNSENEELKDKLLKNENELELKTAAVDDLNVQVGMLIAEKEESKRKFDAIKGEYNDLKSSSMKKAAEDAKLLEMQDLKLQQLEEQLESTSSEVSRSKLQIAGLSKERDDLRNTLDVELNKLESLEQELQTTLVNLEKSRNEASGLASQLQLARELCLELEVEVSKVRADFAETKETLQKKAEEARRDAEVLAGELTSVKELLKEKTEEILNVSNELAAVVQTRDELQKELVDVYKKAESVANDLNEEKAIVASLNKELKALDTRVCKESEARKSLERNLEEATRSLNEINQNALILSRELELANSQISSLEDEKDALYKSLGEQKQVSQEARENMDDAHSLIRQLGQERESSERRAKKLEEELAAAKGEILRLRSRINSSKTNVNDQHQQTVEVGAKAAAPVKRVARRRKAVRQKDESTER, translated from the exons ATGGGTTTCCTGATGGGAAGTTGTTGCCTTTTGCATTCTCCGATCCACCGTTCTATCTTGTTTATCccctcttcatcatcatcatcatcatcatcttcttcttcctcctctcaCTCAAGTTGCTTGTTTTCACCTTTGAAAATGGGGCAAAACAGAAGGAAGAGAACAAGAATTTCTGCTTACATGAGCCAAGAAACTGGAAATGAAAGGAGTTCAGGTGCAAGAAGGTTCGTTCTTTTTGTGGGTTTTTCAGTTATTCCCGTTCTCAAATTGACTGCCAAGGCTTTTGAAAGCTGGCCCCAAG aTGGTTCTGACCTAAAATCTGTGGAACAGGACCGCAGAGCTGAG CAAAAACATCAAGGAGATGCATCACACAACCCCTTTGTTTCACTTCTCAGTGGACTTGGAATTTTGGGATCTGGTGTGCTTGGTGCTCTATATATGCTGTCCCTAAAGGAGAAGGCAACTTCTGAGGCTGCCATTGAATCT ATGAGAACAAAACTGAAGGAGAAAGAAGCTGCCATTGTTTCGATGGAGAAGAAATTTCGGTCAGATTTGATGAATGAGAAGGAAAGTCGAAATCAGCAAGTTACAAAATTCCATGAAGAGCAGCGATCTTTGGTTAGCAAGTTGAAATCAGCAAATGATACTGTAGTAGGCCTAGGACAGGAgctgcaaaaagaaagaaaagtgatTGGAGAGCTCAAAGCAACAATTGATGGTCTTCAAACTGACCTTGTGAAGGCTCGGgaagataaaaaagaaatacaagaaAAGTTAACGGAGAAGCTGGAATCTCTTGGAGTCCTGCAAGAAAAGACAAACTTTCTTAGTGGAGAGATCAAGGATAAAGATGATACTATTCAAAGTCTTAGCTCCGCACTTGCTAAGAAAGAATTGGAGCTGGAAAAACTCAACTCTATCTATCAACAATTGCAGGATCAGTTTGCAGGCTTGAACTCAGAGAATGAAGAACTGAAGGATAAGCtactgaaaaatgaaaatgagctGGAACTGAAAACTGCTGCAGTGGATGATCTGAATGTGCAAGTAGGTATGTTGATTGCTGAGAAAGAGGAATCTAAGAGAAAGTTTGATGCAATAAAAGGGGAGTACAATGACTTGAAGTCTTCATCAATgaagaaggcagctgaagatgCCAAACTCTTGGAAATGCAAGACCTTAAACTTCAGCAATTGGAGGAGCAGCTTGAGTCTACCTCAAGTGAAGTAAGCAGAAGCAAACTTCAAATTGCTGGTTTATCAAAAGAAAGAGATGATTTGAGGAATACGTTGGACGTAGAACTGAATAAGTTGGAGAGTTTGGAGCAAGAGCTCCAAACCACACTtgtaaatttagaaaaatcaaggAACGAAGCTTCTGGATTGGCAAGTCAACTTCAGCTAGCAAGAGAATTGTGCTTGGAGCTTGAAGTTGAAGTTTCTAAGGTTAGGGCAGACTTTGCTGAAACTAAGGAGACCTTACAGAAGAAAGCTGAAGAAGCAAGGAGAGATGCCGAGGTTTTAGCTGGTGAGCTAACATCTGTGAAGGAGCTCCTGAAGGAAAAAACTGAAGAGATTCTAAATGTGTCTAATGAACTCGCTGCTGTTGTACAAACACGTGATGAGCTTCAAAAGGAACTAGTTGACGTCTACAAGAAAGCAGAAAGTGTAGCTAACGATctaaatgaagaaaaagcaATTGTTGCTTCTTTGAACAAAGAGTTGAAAGCTTTAGACACTAGAGTCTGTAAAGAGAGTGAAGCCCGGAAATCACTCGAGAGGAATCTGGAAGAAGCTACAAGATCACTGAATGAGATTAATCAGAATGCGCTAATACTTTCAAGGGAGCTAGAGCTTGCTAACAGTCAGATTTCCAGCCTCGAAGATGAGAAAGATGCACTCTATAAATCCCTTGGCGAGCAAAAACAAGTTTCTCAAGAAGCACGAGAAAACATGGATGATGCACATAGCCTTATAAGGCAACTAGGGCAGGAAAGGGAGAGTTCGGAAAGAAGAGCAAAGAAACTAGAAGAGGAATTGGCTGCTGCAAAGGGTGAAATACTGCGGCTAAGGAGTCGCATAAATTCCTCGAAAACTAATGTGAATGACCAGCATCAGCAAACTGTTGAAGTGGGAGCTAAAGCTGCCGCTCCTGTGAAGAGAGTTGCCAGGAGGAGAAAGGCTGTTCGACAGAAAGATGAGTCGACAGAAAGATGA
- the LOC113740185 gene encoding MAR-binding filament-like protein 1-1 isoform X2, protein MLSLKEKATSEAAIESMRTKLKEKEAAIVSMEKKFRSDLMNEKESRNQQVTKFHEEQRSLVSKLKSANDTVVGLGQELQKERKVIGELKATIDGLQTDLVKAREDKKEIQEKLTEKLESLGVLQEKTNFLSGEIKDKDDTIQSLSSALAKKELELEKLNSIYQQLQDQFAGLNSENEELKDKLLKNENELELKTAAVDDLNVQVGMLIAEKEESKRKFDAIKGEYNDLKSSSMKKAAEDAKLLEMQDLKLQQLEEQLESTSSEVSRSKLQIAGLSKERDDLRNTLDVELNKLESLEQELQTTLVNLEKSRNEASGLASQLQLARELCLELEVEVSKVRADFAETKETLQKKAEEARRDAEVLAGELTSVKELLKEKTEEILNVSNELAAVVQTRDELQKELVDVYKKAESVANDLNEEKAIVASLNKELKALDTRVCKESEARKSLERNLEEATRSLNEINQNALILSRELELANSQISSLEDEKDALYKSLGEQKQVSQEARENMDDAHSLIRQLGQERESSERRAKKLEEELAAAKGEILRLRSRINSSKTNVNDQHQQTVEVGAKAAAPVKRVARRRKAVRQKDESTER, encoded by the exons ATGCTGTCCCTAAAGGAGAAGGCAACTTCTGAGGCTGCCATTGAATCT ATGAGAACAAAACTGAAGGAGAAAGAAGCTGCCATTGTTTCGATGGAGAAGAAATTTCGGTCAGATTTGATGAATGAGAAGGAAAGTCGAAATCAGCAAGTTACAAAATTCCATGAAGAGCAGCGATCTTTGGTTAGCAAGTTGAAATCAGCAAATGATACTGTAGTAGGCCTAGGACAGGAgctgcaaaaagaaagaaaagtgatTGGAGAGCTCAAAGCAACAATTGATGGTCTTCAAACTGACCTTGTGAAGGCTCGGgaagataaaaaagaaatacaagaaAAGTTAACGGAGAAGCTGGAATCTCTTGGAGTCCTGCAAGAAAAGACAAACTTTCTTAGTGGAGAGATCAAGGATAAAGATGATACTATTCAAAGTCTTAGCTCCGCACTTGCTAAGAAAGAATTGGAGCTGGAAAAACTCAACTCTATCTATCAACAATTGCAGGATCAGTTTGCAGGCTTGAACTCAGAGAATGAAGAACTGAAGGATAAGCtactgaaaaatgaaaatgagctGGAACTGAAAACTGCTGCAGTGGATGATCTGAATGTGCAAGTAGGTATGTTGATTGCTGAGAAAGAGGAATCTAAGAGAAAGTTTGATGCAATAAAAGGGGAGTACAATGACTTGAAGTCTTCATCAATgaagaaggcagctgaagatgCCAAACTCTTGGAAATGCAAGACCTTAAACTTCAGCAATTGGAGGAGCAGCTTGAGTCTACCTCAAGTGAAGTAAGCAGAAGCAAACTTCAAATTGCTGGTTTATCAAAAGAAAGAGATGATTTGAGGAATACGTTGGACGTAGAACTGAATAAGTTGGAGAGTTTGGAGCAAGAGCTCCAAACCACACTtgtaaatttagaaaaatcaaggAACGAAGCTTCTGGATTGGCAAGTCAACTTCAGCTAGCAAGAGAATTGTGCTTGGAGCTTGAAGTTGAAGTTTCTAAGGTTAGGGCAGACTTTGCTGAAACTAAGGAGACCTTACAGAAGAAAGCTGAAGAAGCAAGGAGAGATGCCGAGGTTTTAGCTGGTGAGCTAACATCTGTGAAGGAGCTCCTGAAGGAAAAAACTGAAGAGATTCTAAATGTGTCTAATGAACTCGCTGCTGTTGTACAAACACGTGATGAGCTTCAAAAGGAACTAGTTGACGTCTACAAGAAAGCAGAAAGTGTAGCTAACGATctaaatgaagaaaaagcaATTGTTGCTTCTTTGAACAAAGAGTTGAAAGCTTTAGACACTAGAGTCTGTAAAGAGAGTGAAGCCCGGAAATCACTCGAGAGGAATCTGGAAGAAGCTACAAGATCACTGAATGAGATTAATCAGAATGCGCTAATACTTTCAAGGGAGCTAGAGCTTGCTAACAGTCAGATTTCCAGCCTCGAAGATGAGAAAGATGCACTCTATAAATCCCTTGGCGAGCAAAAACAAGTTTCTCAAGAAGCACGAGAAAACATGGATGATGCACATAGCCTTATAAGGCAACTAGGGCAGGAAAGGGAGAGTTCGGAAAGAAGAGCAAAGAAACTAGAAGAGGAATTGGCTGCTGCAAAGGGTGAAATACTGCGGCTAAGGAGTCGCATAAATTCCTCGAAAACTAATGTGAATGACCAGCATCAGCAAACTGTTGAAGTGGGAGCTAAAGCTGCCGCTCCTGTGAAGAGAGTTGCCAGGAGGAGAAAGGCTGTTCGACAGAAAGATGAGTCGACAGAAAGATGA
- the LOC113739594 gene encoding uncharacterized protein translates to MFYGAVVWDPWLIVAQIVCLQCLYYLTLGLFLAILVGTRVSRMSLVYFFDYATVTASTVTGWCVIASFILSSLAGAGFLVYLVERAKKCLDFSATLYIIHIFICIIYGGWPSSITWWVVNVTGLAVMALLGEYLCIRRELREIPITRYRSNV, encoded by the exons ATGTTCTATGGTGCGGTGGTGTGGGATCCATGGCTGATCGTTGCCCAAATTGTGTGCCTCCAATGCTTATACTATCTAACTCTAGGGCTTTTTCTGGCAATTCTGGTCGGAACTAGAGTTTCGCGGATGAGTTTGGTATATTTCTTTGATTACGCCACTGTCACCGCTTCCACGGTCACCGGTTGGTGCGTCATTGCTTCATTTATTCTTAGCTCGCTTGCTGG AGCTGGATTCTTAGTTTATCTGGTTGAGAGGGCAAAGAAGTGCCTGGATTTCTCAGCCACCCTTTACATTATCCATATTTTTATATGTATCATATATGGAGGTTGGCCTTCCTCGATAACTTGGTGGGTTGTTAATGTCACTGGACTTGCAGTGATGGCATTGTTGGGTGAATATTTGTGCATAAGACGTGAATTGCGTGAAATTCCCATTACAAGATACCGTTCAA ATGTCTGA
- the LOC113739593 gene encoding probable sulfate transporter 3.4 — MGINSNRVEHCSDHHACHDEHETAVTISSTDVNVMPSLEVHRVCLPPHKTTLEKLMHKLSEAFFPDDPLHKFKNQTWFNKLVLGLQFFFPIFQWAPNYNFRLLRSDFISGLTIASLAIPQGISYAKLANLPPIIGLYSSFVPPLIYSVLGSSRHLAVGPVSIASLVMGTMLNEAVSYTDEPTLYLQLAFTATFFAGLFQASLGLLRLGFIIDFLSKATLVGFMAGAAVIVSLQQLKGLLGIVHFTSKMQIVPVLASVVQHKHEWSWQTIVLGVSFLILLLTTRNISLRKPKLFWISAACPLASVILSTILVVLFKSKLGGVQTIGHLTKGLNPPSSNMLHFRGPFLAIAIKTGIVTGILSLTEGIAVGRTFAALKNYQVDGNKEMMAIGFMNMAGSCSSCYVTTGSFSRSAVNYNAGAQTVVSNVIMAAAVLVTLLFLMPLFYYTPSVILGAIIITAVIGLIDYQAAYKLWKVDKLDFLACLCSFLGVLFVSVPLGLAIAVGVSVFKILLHVTRPNTVVLGNIPGTQIYQNISRYTEALRVPSFLVLAVEAPFYFANATYLQERILRWVREEEERIQANNESKLKCIILDMTAVTAIDTSGIDTICEVRKALENRSLKLVLANPVGSVMEKLHQSNILDSFGLDGLYLTVGEAVADISSSWKP, encoded by the exons ATGGGTATAAACTCTAACAGAGTTGAACACTGTTCAGACCACCATGCATGCCATGATGAACATGAAACCGCTGTAACAATTTCATCCACAGATGTAAATGTAATGCCTTCCCTGGAAGTCCACAGAGTTTGCTTACCACCCCACAAAACCACTCTTGAGAAACTTATGCATAAGCTTTCTGAGGCATTTTTCCCTGATGATCCACTTCATAAGTTCAAGAACCAAACTTGGTTTAACAAGTTGGTTTTGGGGCTTCAATTCTTCTTCCCCATTTTCCAGTGGGCTCCTAATTACAACTTCAGGCTTTTGAGGTCTGATTTCATCTCTGGACTCACTATTGCAAGCCTGGCAATCCCACAG GGAATTAGTTATGCCAAGCTTGCCAATTTGCCTCCAATAATAGGCCTTT attCAAGCTTTGTGCCACCTTTGATATATTCAGTTCTAGGGAGTTCTAGGCATCTGGCAGTTGGCCCTGTCTCAATAGCTTCTCTTGTTATGGGCACGATGCTAAACGAGGCCGTTTCTTATACGGATGAACCAACACTTTATCTTCAGTTGGCTTTCACTGCAACCTTTTTTGCCGGATTATTTCAAGCTTCTCTGGGTCTGTTAAG GTTAGGATTTATCATAGATTTCCTCTCAAAGGCAACGCTTGTCGGATTCATGGCTGGTGCAGCAGTCATTGTGTCTTTGCAACAATTGAAGGGGCTTCTGGGGATAGTCCATTTCACCAGCAAGATGCAGATAGTTCCTGTATTAGCATCTGTAGTCCAGCACAAACACGAG TGGTCTTGGCAAACGATAGTATTGGGCGTCAGCTTCCTTATCCTCTTGTTGACCACAAGGAACATT AGCTTGAGAAAACCAAAACTTTTCTGGATTTCTGCAGCATGTCCATTAGCTTCAGTTATTCTTTCAACCATTCTAGTAGTTTTGTTCAAGTCAAAACTTGGTGGAGTTCAAACG ATAGGACATTTGACAAAGGGTTTGAATCCACCATCATCAAACATGTTACACTTTCGTGGCCCTTTTCTGGCTATTGCCATCAAAACTGGCATTGTAACAGGAATTTTATCTCTCACC GAAGGAATTGCAGTGGGAAGGACATTTGCAGCGTTGAAGAACTACCAAGTTGATGGCAACAAAGAAATGATGGCCATTGGTTTCATGAACATGGCTGGTTCTTGTTCTTCGTGTTATGTTACCACAG GGTCATTTTCCCGTTCTGCTGTAAATTATAATGCTGGAGCACAAACCGTGGTTTCAAATGTAATAATGGCAGCTGCAGTGCTGGTCACTTTGCTGTTTCTCATGCCATTGTTCTACTATACTCCCAGCGTCATCCTCGGAGCTATTATCATTACTGCAGTGATTGGCTTAATTGATTATCAGGCAGCATATAAACTGTGGAAAGTTGACAAACTCGATTTTCTGGCTTGCTTATGTTCCTTTCTCGGAGTTCTCTTCGTCTCCGTACCTCTCGGTCTCGCGATTGCT GTTGGGGTTTCGGTGTTCAAGATTCTTTTGCATGTCACCAGGCCAAATACTGTTGTTTTGGGGAATATTCCTGGCactcaaatttatcaaaacataAGCAGATACACAGAAGCCTTGAGAGTTCCCTCTTTCCTTGTCCTTGCTGTGGAGGCTCCTTTCTACTTTGCTAATGCAACTTACCTACAAGAGAG AATCTTAAGATGGGTTCGGGAAGAGGAAGAGCGAATACAGGCCAACAATGAAAGCAAGTTGAAATGTATAATTCTGGACATGACAG CCGTGACGGCGATAGATACGAGTGGTATCGACACAATTTGTGAAGTCCGAAAAGCTCTAGAGAATCGATCACTTAAA CTTGTGCTGGCTAATCCCGTTGGAAGTGTGATGGAAAAGTTGCACCAGTCGAATATCTTGGACTCGTTCGGGTTAGATGGACTGTATCTAACGGTTGGAGAAGCCGTGGCTGACATATCATCTTCTTGGAAGCCCTAA